In Rhizobiales bacterium NRL2, a genomic segment contains:
- a CDS encoding DNA ligase-associated DEXH box helicase: MSVSTGLSDTDLLPPLFGDWFAARGWRPRPHQLRLLALSRARENALLIAPTGGGKTLAGFLPSLVDLAEQPKQGLHTLYISPLKALTYDIQRNLEMPVSEMGLGLTLETRTGDTPQSKRARQRRNPPNLLLTTPEQLALMLASRETLEIFRHLRTVIVDELHAFADSKRGDLLALGLARLAALAPEHRRVGLSATIADPDRLARFIGLAGAGATVVRGPPGPKPDVGILRAEGRIPWAGHSARHAIPDIYRAIQAARTVLIFVNTRSQAELVFQELWRANEAALPIALHHGSLDVERRRKVETAMARGQLRAVVCTSTLDLGIDWGDVDLVIQIGAPKGAARTLQRIGRANHRLDDPSRALFAPANRFEEMECLAALEALGSGEVDGPDGREGGLDVLAQHVLGVACGAPFRPDGLYAEVIRTEPYAGLDRATFDRVVDFVANGGYALKRYERYNRLRETGDGRLRVAHPRIAQQYRLNVGTIVEAPMLKVRLCGGRQLGEIEEYFIEQLAQGDTFVFAGEVLRFEAVRETTAIVTRAPGAEASVPSYMGGKFPLSTFLAEKVRRILADPGAHPGLSDQTLQWLRIQNRRSVLPRPDELLVEIFPRADKFYLVAYPFEGRLAHQTLGMLLTRRMERMRLRPMGFVASDYALAVWSLRPVKDVDALFDRDMLGDDLESWLNESVLLKRTFRNVATIAGLIERRFPGKEKSGRQMTVSSDLIYDVLREHEPDHVLLRATWADAATGLLDIRRLGDMLVRVAGHIRVKRLERISPLAVPVMLEIGKEPVYGEAMEDLVREAADDLMAEASLLI, translated from the coding sequence GTGAGCGTATCGACCGGATTGAGCGACACCGACCTTCTGCCCCCGCTTTTCGGGGACTGGTTCGCCGCGCGCGGCTGGCGGCCCCGGCCGCATCAGTTGCGCCTGCTGGCGCTTTCGCGGGCGCGGGAGAACGCGCTGCTGATCGCGCCCACCGGCGGCGGCAAGACGCTGGCCGGCTTCCTGCCCAGCCTCGTCGACCTGGCGGAGCAGCCGAAGCAGGGCCTGCACACGCTTTACATCTCGCCGCTGAAGGCGCTGACCTACGACATCCAGCGCAATCTGGAGATGCCGGTGAGCGAGATGGGCCTCGGCCTGACGCTGGAGACCCGGACCGGCGACACACCGCAGTCCAAGCGCGCCCGCCAGCGGCGCAACCCGCCCAACCTGCTGCTGACGACGCCGGAACAGCTCGCGCTGATGCTGGCCTCCCGGGAGACGCTGGAGATCTTCCGCCATCTCCGCACCGTCATCGTCGACGAACTGCACGCCTTCGCCGATTCCAAGCGCGGCGATCTGCTGGCACTGGGGCTGGCGCGGCTGGCCGCCCTGGCGCCAGAACACCGCCGGGTCGGGCTGTCGGCGACCATCGCCGACCCGGACCGCCTTGCCCGCTTCATCGGCCTGGCGGGCGCCGGGGCGACGGTGGTCAGGGGACCGCCCGGCCCGAAGCCGGACGTCGGCATTCTTCGCGCCGAAGGCCGCATTCCCTGGGCCGGCCACAGCGCCCGCCACGCCATCCCCGACATCTACCGCGCCATCCAGGCGGCGCGCACGGTGCTGATCTTCGTCAACACCCGCAGCCAGGCGGAGCTCGTCTTCCAGGAACTCTGGCGCGCCAACGAGGCGGCGCTGCCCATCGCGCTGCACCATGGCAGCCTGGACGTGGAGCGCCGGCGCAAGGTGGAGACCGCCATGGCCCGCGGCCAGCTTCGCGCCGTGGTCTGCACCTCGACGCTCGACCTCGGTATCGACTGGGGCGATGTCGATCTCGTCATCCAGATCGGCGCGCCGAAGGGCGCCGCGCGCACGCTGCAGCGGATCGGCCGCGCCAACCACCGCCTCGACGACCCGAGCCGCGCCCTGTTCGCACCGGCCAACCGCTTCGAGGAGATGGAATGTCTCGCGGCGCTGGAGGCGCTGGGCAGCGGCGAGGTGGACGGGCCGGACGGCCGCGAGGGCGGGCTCGACGTGCTGGCCCAGCACGTGCTCGGTGTGGCCTGCGGGGCGCCCTTCCGTCCCGACGGACTCTACGCCGAGGTGATCCGCACCGAACCCTATGCCGGTCTCGACCGGGCCACCTTCGACCGTGTGGTCGATTTCGTCGCCAACGGGGGCTACGCGCTGAAGCGCTACGAACGCTACAACCGCCTGCGGGAGACCGGCGACGGACGGCTGCGCGTCGCCCACCCCCGCATAGCCCAGCAGTACAGGCTGAACGTCGGCACCATCGTCGAGGCGCCAATGCTGAAGGTGCGGCTGTGCGGCGGCCGGCAACTGGGCGAGATCGAGGAATATTTCATCGAGCAGCTCGCCCAGGGCGACACCTTCGTCTTCGCCGGGGAGGTGCTGCGCTTCGAGGCCGTGCGCGAGACCACGGCCATCGTCACCCGCGCGCCGGGCGCGGAGGCGAGCGTGCCGAGCTACATGGGCGGCAAGTTCCCGCTGTCGACCTTTCTCGCCGAAAAGGTCCGCCGCATCCTGGCCGATCCGGGCGCGCATCCCGGCCTTTCCGACCAGACGCTGCAGTGGCTCCGCATCCAGAACCGGCGCTCGGTCCTGCCGCGCCCGGACGAACTGCTGGTCGAGATCTTCCCGCGGGCCGACAAGTTCTACCTCGTCGCCTACCCCTTTGAGGGCCGGCTGGCGCACCAGACCCTGGGCATGCTGCTGACCCGGCGTATGGAGCGGATGCGGCTCCGGCCGATGGGCTTCGTCGCCTCCGACTATGCGCTGGCGGTGTGGTCGCTCCGGCCCGTGAAGGACGTGGACGCGCTGTTCGACCGCGACATGCTGGGCGACGACCTGGAAAGCTGGCTGAATGAATCGGTGCTGCTGAAGCGGACCTTCCGCAACGTCGCGACCATCGCAGGTCTGATCGAACGGCGCTTCCCCGGCAAGGAGAAGTCGGGGCGGCAGATGACCGTCTCCTCCGACCTGATCTATGACGTCCTGCGCGAGCATGAGCCCGACCACGTGCTGCTCCGCGCCACCTGGGCCGACGCGGCGACGGGCCTGCTGGATATCCGGCGTCTGGGCGACATGCTGGTCCGCGTCGCCGGTCATATCCGGGTGAAACGCCTGGAGCGCATCTCGCCGCTCGCCGTCCCGGTGATGCTGGAAATCGGCAAGGAACCCGTCTATGGCGAGGCCATGGAAGACCTCGTGCGCGAGGCCGCCGACGACCTGATGGCCGAGGCGAGCCTGCTGATCTGA
- a CDS encoding RNA polymerase factor sigma-32 — translation MIHDDSIHSARQEQRFISTAMSTPLLSHEHEQDLAFRWRDNGDERALHELVQAYMRLVVSIASKFRAYGLPRADMVQEGCVGLMQAAARFEPERGVRFSTYATWWIRSSMQEYVLRNWSIVRSGTSAAQKALFFNLRRLRAQIDGAGATALSEEARETISQRLKVSVREVTAMSDRLSSRDQSLNAPAGEESTDEWGDFLVDDRPSPEEVSMRFLDGGTRGRWLKAALDDLTDRERLIVTERKLNEEKVTLEELGEQLGVTKERVRQIEHKALQKLSDGVLRRAREAAGGKAGGELAA, via the coding sequence ATGATTCATGATGATTCGATCCATTCCGCACGGCAGGAGCAGCGGTTCATCTCGACAGCGATGTCGACGCCCCTTCTGTCACACGAACATGAACAGGATCTTGCCTTCCGCTGGCGCGACAATGGCGACGAGCGGGCGCTGCACGAACTGGTGCAGGCCTATATGCGCCTTGTCGTCTCCATAGCGTCGAAGTTCCGCGCCTACGGCCTGCCCCGCGCCGACATGGTGCAGGAAGGCTGCGTCGGCCTGATGCAGGCGGCCGCCCGGTTCGAGCCGGAACGGGGCGTGCGCTTTTCCACCTACGCCACCTGGTGGATCCGCTCCTCGATGCAGGAATACGTGCTGCGCAACTGGTCCATCGTCCGCTCCGGCACCAGCGCGGCGCAGAAGGCGCTGTTCTTCAACCTGCGCCGGCTGCGCGCCCAGATCGACGGCGCGGGCGCCACGGCGCTCTCCGAGGAAGCGCGGGAGACGATCTCCCAGCGCCTCAAAGTCTCGGTGCGCGAGGTGACGGCGATGTCCGACCGTCTGTCGTCGCGCGACCAGTCGCTGAATGCGCCGGCCGGCGAGGAAAGCACCGACGAGTGGGGCGATTTCCTGGTCGACGACCGGCCGAGCCCCGAAGAGGTCTCGATGCGCTTTCTGGACGGCGGCACGCGCGGCCGCTGGCTGAAGGCCGCACTGGACGACCTGACGGACCGCGAGCGTCTGATCGTCACGGAGCGCAAGCTCAATGAGGAGAAGGTGACCCTGGAGGAGCTGGGCGAACAGCTCGGCGTGACCAAGGAGCGGGTGCGCCAGATCGAGCACAAGGCGCTGCAGAAGCTGAGCGACGGGGTGTTGCGCCGCGCACGGGAGGCCGCCGGCGGCAAGGCGGGTGGCGAACTGGCCGCCTGA
- a CDS encoding thioredoxin peroxidase: MNSKIPAGARFPEIDLPKVGGGNVKIGGDGRWQMAIVYRGKHCPLCKKYLGGLDALKDKIRDAGIEVVALSADTAEQATDFAAEVGLDVPVGYGLNEAQMKQLGLYISSPRPNETDHDFPEPGLFVINPDGNVQVVDISNAPFARPDIDSLLNGIAFIQAKGYPIRGTAG; this comes from the coding sequence GTGAATTCGAAGATTCCAGCGGGTGCAAGGTTTCCCGAAATCGACCTGCCGAAGGTCGGCGGCGGCAATGTGAAGATCGGCGGCGACGGACGGTGGCAGATGGCCATCGTCTATCGCGGCAAGCACTGCCCGCTCTGCAAGAAGTATCTGGGCGGTCTGGACGCCCTGAAGGACAAGATCAGGGATGCCGGCATCGAGGTCGTGGCGCTTTCCGCCGATACGGCGGAACAGGCCACGGACTTTGCGGCTGAGGTCGGCCTGGATGTGCCCGTGGGCTATGGCCTGAACGAGGCGCAGATGAAACAGCTCGGCCTCTACATCTCGTCCCCCCGGCCCAACGAGACCGATCACGATTTCCCCGAACCCGGGCTTTTCGTCATCAATCCGGACGGCAATGTCCAGGTGGTCGATATCTCGAACGCGCCGTTCGCCCGCCCGGATATCGACAGCCTGCTGAACGGCATCGCCTTCATTCAGGCGAAGGGCTATCCGATCCGCGGCACGGCCGGCTGA
- a CDS encoding ATPase codes for MSEHLSPDGPIHSYRNLVRAGEINHDTAQELAAEKLQALHHRLKTYDPKADTGLRKLFQFGAKKKRGEVPSGLYMYGGVGRGKSMLMDLFYDTAPVERKRRIHFHQFMLEVHADAHAFRQKTKGEKEATDPIPPIADRVAGQATLLCFDEFQVSDVADAMILGRLFTALFERGVVVVSTSNRPPDDLYKDGLNRQLFLPFIELLKQKLDVLHLDSQTDYRMDRLNQMPVYVTPLGPEADAALEKDFQALTEGEEPAPATIEVQGRRTTVPRAAKGVAFIGFPDFCGQPLGAADYLALAAEFHTVILADVPKMTREKRNEAKRFVTLIDALYEHRTKLICSAGATPDELYPSGDGSFEFHRTASRLMEMQSQEYLHEPHALRA; via the coding sequence ATGAGCGAGCATCTGTCCCCCGACGGCCCGATCCACAGCTACCGCAACCTGGTCCGGGCCGGGGAAATAAACCATGACACGGCGCAGGAACTGGCGGCGGAAAAGCTGCAGGCCCTGCATCACCGGTTGAAGACCTATGATCCCAAGGCCGACACGGGACTGCGCAAGCTGTTCCAGTTCGGCGCGAAGAAGAAGCGCGGCGAGGTGCCGTCCGGGCTGTACATGTATGGCGGCGTGGGCCGTGGCAAGTCGATGCTGATGGACCTGTTCTACGATACCGCGCCCGTCGAACGGAAACGCCGCATCCACTTCCACCAGTTCATGCTGGAGGTGCATGCCGACGCCCACGCCTTCCGCCAGAAGACGAAGGGCGAGAAGGAAGCGACCGACCCCATTCCACCCATTGCCGACCGGGTGGCGGGCCAGGCCACGCTGCTCTGCTTCGACGAATTCCAGGTCAGCGACGTGGCCGACGCCATGATCCTGGGGCGGCTGTTCACGGCGCTGTTCGAACGGGGCGTGGTGGTGGTCTCGACCTCCAACCGGCCGCCCGACGATCTCTACAAGGACGGGCTCAACCGCCAGCTCTTCCTGCCGTTCATCGAATTGCTGAAGCAGAAGCTGGACGTGCTGCATCTCGACAGCCAGACCGACTACCGCATGGACCGCCTGAACCAGATGCCGGTCTACGTCACGCCGCTGGGGCCGGAAGCGGATGCGGCGCTGGAAAAGGACTTCCAGGCCCTGACCGAGGGCGAGGAGCCGGCGCCGGCGACGATCGAGGTACAGGGACGCCGCACGACCGTTCCGCGGGCGGCCAAGGGCGTCGCCTTCATCGGCTTCCCCGACTTCTGCGGGCAACCGCTGGGCGCCGCCGACTACCTGGCGCTGGCGGCCGAGTTCCACACGGTGATCCTGGCCGACGTGCCGAAGATGACGCGCGAGAAGCGCAACGAGGCCAAGCGTTTCGTCACCCTGATCGACGCGCTCTACGAACATCGCACCAAGCTGATCTGTTCAGCCGGCGCGACCCCGGACGAGCTGTATCCGTCAGGCGACGGCAGCTTCGAGTTCCACCGCACCGCAAGCCGGCTGATGGAAATGCAGAGCCAGGAGTATCTCCACGAACCTCACGCGCTGAGGGCGTAG
- a CDS encoding pyrroloquinoline quinone biosynthesis protein PqqB, which yields MEILVLGAAAGGGFPQWNCNCHNCRGFWAGEPGLVAQTQSSIAVSADGRRFCLFNASPDLRQQIERNPALHPRDGLRDSPIRAAVLTNGDVDHVAGLLNLRESQPLALYATGRIHEVLRANTVFNVLNPDFVDRRAFRLGEGVDLAERDGTPMGLRLTVFPVPGKVALWLEDSAAGDNFGTVDEDTVGLEIADGDGRRVYYIPGCARMTDDLARRLEGADAVFFDGTLWTDDEMIRQGVGMKTGQRMGHMSISGPKGTMAAFRDLNIGRRIFIHLNNTNPVLRADAPERREIEAAGWEVAHDGMTVRP from the coding sequence ATGGAGATACTCGTACTCGGCGCGGCGGCCGGCGGCGGCTTTCCGCAGTGGAACTGCAACTGCCATAACTGCCGCGGTTTTTGGGCCGGCGAGCCGGGGCTGGTGGCGCAGACCCAGTCCTCGATCGCCGTCTCCGCCGACGGGCGGCGATTCTGCCTGTTCAACGCCTCGCCGGACCTGCGCCAGCAGATCGAACGCAACCCTGCGCTGCATCCGCGGGATGGCCTGCGCGACAGCCCGATCCGCGCCGCAGTGCTCACCAATGGCGATGTCGACCATGTGGCTGGCCTGCTGAACCTGCGCGAGAGCCAGCCGCTGGCGCTCTACGCCACGGGCCGCATCCACGAGGTGCTGCGCGCCAACACGGTCTTCAACGTGCTCAACCCCGATTTCGTCGACCGCCGGGCCTTCCGCCTGGGCGAGGGCGTGGATCTGGCTGAAAGGGACGGCACGCCGATGGGTCTGCGCCTCACGGTCTTCCCCGTGCCGGGCAAGGTAGCCCTCTGGCTGGAGGACAGTGCGGCGGGCGACAACTTCGGCACCGTGGACGAGGACACGGTGGGCCTGGAGATCGCCGATGGCGACGGCCGTCGGGTCTACTACATTCCCGGCTGCGCGCGGATGACCGACGACCTGGCCCGTCGTCTCGAAGGCGCCGACGCGGTCTTCTTCGACGGGACACTCTGGACCGACGACGAGATGATCCGTCAGGGAGTCGGCATGAAGACGGGCCAGCGCATGGGCCACATGTCGATTTCCGGACCCAAGGGCACGATGGCCGCCTTCCGGGACCTGAACATCGGCCGCAGGATCTTCATCCATCTCAACAACACCAATCCCGTGCTCCGCGCCGACGCGCCGGAGCGCCGCGAGATCGAGGCGGCGGGCTGGGAGGTGGCTCATGACGGCATGACGGTCCGCCCATGA
- a CDS encoding MFS transporter, producing MARGFVLEGADRADSPYAWWRLALSMTFATIGGVGLWSVVIALPTVEAAFGVDRGGASLPYMATMAGFAVGGVLMGRIADRHGIQRPLMIAGVMLGIGYFAASQAQSIWQFIAAQALIIGMLGSSATFGPLVADITFWFRRRRGLAVAIVASGNYLAGTVWPPVLSWAMAEFGWREAHMMVGAVCFVTMLPLSLLMRRRAPLDADDLQANAATGGAGPVARPEQAGLSPRALQILLVAAGLSCCIAMSMPQVHIVAYCADLGYGAARGAEMLSLMLGFGVVSRLISGLIADRIGGLGTLLLGSTLQCLALMFYLPFDGLASLYLVSALFGLSQGGIVPSYALIVRDYFRPSEAGTRVSLVLMATVVGMAIGGWMSGEIHDLTGSYQVAFLNGILFNLVNMSVALWLLLNRRRSGPVTA from the coding sequence ATGGCGAGGGGATTCGTTCTGGAAGGCGCGGACAGGGCCGACAGCCCCTATGCGTGGTGGCGGCTGGCGCTGTCGATGACCTTCGCCACCATCGGCGGCGTCGGTCTCTGGTCGGTGGTGATCGCCCTGCCGACAGTCGAGGCGGCCTTCGGCGTCGACCGGGGCGGCGCCTCCCTGCCCTACATGGCGACCATGGCCGGCTTCGCCGTGGGCGGCGTGCTGATGGGCCGGATCGCCGACCGCCACGGCATCCAGCGCCCGCTGATGATCGCCGGCGTCATGCTGGGCATCGGCTACTTCGCAGCCTCCCAGGCCCAGTCGATCTGGCAGTTCATCGCCGCCCAGGCGCTGATCATCGGCATGCTGGGCAGTTCCGCCACCTTCGGGCCGCTGGTCGCCGACATCACCTTCTGGTTCCGCCGCCGGCGCGGCCTGGCCGTCGCCATCGTGGCCAGCGGTAACTATCTGGCCGGGACGGTCTGGCCGCCGGTGCTGAGCTGGGCCATGGCCGAGTTCGGCTGGCGGGAGGCGCACATGATGGTCGGCGCCGTCTGTTTCGTCACCATGCTGCCGCTCAGCCTGCTGATGCGCCGCCGCGCGCCGCTCGACGCCGACGACCTTCAGGCCAACGCCGCGACAGGCGGAGCCGGCCCCGTGGCCCGGCCCGAGCAAGCCGGCCTCAGTCCCCGAGCGCTGCAGATCCTGCTGGTCGCGGCGGGGCTGAGCTGCTGCATCGCCATGTCCATGCCCCAGGTCCACATTGTCGCCTATTGCGCCGACCTGGGTTACGGCGCGGCGCGCGGCGCGGAGATGCTGTCGCTGATGCTGGGCTTCGGCGTCGTCAGCCGGCTGATCTCCGGGCTCATCGCCGACCGCATCGGCGGGCTGGGTACGCTGCTGCTCGGCTCGACGCTGCAGTGCCTGGCGCTGATGTTCTACCTGCCCTTCGACGGTCTGGCCTCGCTCTACCTCGTCTCGGCGCTGTTCGGCCTCAGCCAGGGCGGCATCGTGCCCAGCTACGCGCTGATCGTGCGCGACTATTTCCGGCCCTCGGAAGCGGGCACCCGGGTCAGCCTGGTGCTGATGGCGACGGTCGTCGGCATGGCCATCGGCGGCTGGATGTCAGGCGAGATCCACGATCTCACCGGCTCCTACCAGGTCGCGTTCCTGAACGGCATCCTGTTCAACCTGGTCAACATGTCGGTGGCGCTCTGGCTGCTGCTCAACCGCCGCCGCTCCGGGCCGGTGACCGCGTAG
- a CDS encoding histone deacetylase, whose protein sequence is MSRCRDVLVLYDDRMLAHKPQLHDPFLPGRLEKRVREILAGLDMKWSYPEHPGRLTVIRDLLQAEPIEGLRFADGAVATREQIGRVHTAGYLDHIFAMRGGSAWLDVDTTAVSRGSVEAAEVAAGTAVAAVEAVVSGQAENAFALIRPPGHHAEPGRARGFCLFNNIAIAAAHARAQLGCSRVMIVDWDAHHGNGTQDIFWADPDVLFFDIHRAAPYYPGSGLLEDVGAGLGEGTTVNVPMPDGAGDVAYVKAFREILVPAADWFKPDLLLVSAGIDPHRLDLALNLGYEGFAAMTGILQEVADRHCGGRLAMVLEGGYHLEALARGVHTVLKVMAGASPDEVSECGVAEAVAAAAFHRDAFTEN, encoded by the coding sequence ATGAGCAGATGCAGGGACGTGCTTGTCCTCTACGACGACCGCATGCTTGCCCACAAGCCGCAGCTCCACGATCCCTTCCTTCCGGGCCGGCTGGAGAAGCGGGTGCGCGAGATCCTGGCCGGGCTCGACATGAAATGGAGCTATCCGGAGCATCCCGGTCGGCTGACCGTCATTCGCGACCTGCTCCAGGCGGAACCGATCGAGGGGCTGCGGTTCGCCGACGGCGCCGTGGCGACGCGTGAGCAGATCGGCCGCGTCCACACCGCCGGCTATCTCGACCACATCTTCGCCATGCGCGGCGGCAGCGCCTGGCTCGACGTCGACACGACCGCCGTCTCCCGGGGCAGCGTGGAGGCGGCGGAAGTTGCGGCCGGCACGGCGGTCGCGGCGGTCGAAGCCGTCGTTTCGGGCCAGGCCGAGAACGCCTTCGCGCTCATCCGGCCGCCGGGCCATCACGCCGAACCGGGCCGCGCACGCGGTTTCTGCCTCTTCAACAACATCGCGATCGCGGCGGCCCATGCGCGGGCGCAACTGGGTTGTTCGCGCGTCATGATCGTCGATTGGGATGCCCACCACGGCAACGGGACCCAGGACATCTTCTGGGCCGATCCGGACGTGCTGTTCTTCGATATCCACCGCGCTGCGCCGTACTATCCGGGATCGGGCCTGCTGGAAGATGTCGGAGCCGGCCTGGGTGAAGGAACGACGGTCAACGTGCCGATGCCCGACGGCGCCGGCGACGTCGCTTATGTCAAGGCGTTCCGCGAGATCCTCGTGCCGGCCGCGGACTGGTTCAAGCCGGACCTGCTGCTGGTTTCCGCCGGAATCGACCCGCACCGTTTGGACCTGGCGCTCAATCTCGGCTACGAGGGGTTTGCCGCCATGACCGGGATCCTGCAAGAGGTGGCCGACCGTCATTGCGGCGGTCGCCTCGCGATGGTTCTGGAGGGCGGCTATCACCTGGAAGCGCTCGCGCGCGGCGTCCACACGGTCCTCAAGGTGATGGCCGGGGCCAGTCCCGACGAGGTCAGCGAATGCGGCGTGGCCGAGGCCGTGGCCGCCGCCGCGTTCCACCGCGACGCCTTCACCGAGAACTGA
- a CDS encoding acetyl-CoA acetyltransferase (Catalyzes the synthesis of acetoacetyl coenzyme A from two molecules of acetyl coenzyme A. It can also act as a thiolase, catalyzing the reverse reaction and generating two-carbon units from the four-carbon product of fatty acid oxidation), whose protein sequence is MATAYIVDAVRTAGGRRGGRLAGWHPADMGGAVLDALVDRTGIDPAAVEDVIMGCVGQAGEQSFHIGRNCVLASKLPESVPAVSIDRQCGSSQQSLHFAAQAVMSGTMDVVIAAGVESMTRVPMGSPTKLAMEAGLGGPKSPKMEERYPGINFSQFMGAEMMAEKYQFTREQLDTFALESHRRAMRATDAGDFRNEIVPLEIETEDGREIHDRDEGIRYDASMESIGSVKLLKEGGRITAANASQICDGSSGALIVSEEALKRHNLTPIARIHNLTVTGGDPVIMLEEPIGATKRALERAGMKIEDIDLYEVNEAFAPVPLAWMKVIGADHEKLNVNGGAIALGHPLGASGTKLMATLLNAMKGRKAKYGLQTMCEGGGLANVTIVESLQ, encoded by the coding sequence ATGGCTACCGCCTATATCGTAGACGCCGTTCGCACCGCCGGCGGCCGCCGCGGCGGCCGGCTGGCCGGCTGGCATCCCGCCGACATGGGCGGCGCCGTGCTTGACGCGCTGGTCGACCGCACCGGCATCGACCCGGCCGCGGTCGAGGACGTGATCATGGGCTGCGTCGGCCAGGCCGGCGAGCAGAGCTTCCACATCGGACGCAACTGCGTGCTGGCCTCCAAGCTGCCCGAGAGCGTGCCGGCGGTCTCGATCGACCGCCAGTGCGGCTCCTCGCAGCAGTCGCTGCACTTCGCCGCCCAGGCGGTGATGTCGGGGACCATGGACGTGGTCATCGCCGCGGGCGTCGAGAGCATGACCCGCGTGCCGATGGGCAGCCCGACGAAGCTGGCCATGGAAGCCGGTCTCGGCGGGCCGAAGAGCCCGAAGATGGAAGAGCGTTATCCGGGCATCAACTTCAGCCAGTTCATGGGCGCGGAGATGATGGCCGAGAAGTACCAGTTCACCCGCGAACAGCTCGACACCTTCGCGCTGGAGAGCCACAGGCGCGCCATGCGGGCCACCGATGCGGGCGACTTCCGCAACGAGATCGTGCCGCTGGAGATCGAGACCGAGGATGGCCGGGAGATCCACGACAGGGACGAGGGCATCCGCTACGACGCGTCGATGGAATCGATCGGCTCGGTCAAGCTGCTGAAGGAGGGCGGGCGCATCACCGCCGCCAACGCCAGCCAGATCTGCGACGGCTCCTCGGGTGCGCTGATCGTCTCGGAGGAGGCGCTGAAGCGCCATAACCTGACGCCGATCGCGCGCATCCACAACCTGACGGTCACCGGCGGCGATCCGGTCATCATGCTCGAAGAGCCGATCGGCGCGACGAAGCGCGCGCTGGAGCGGGCCGGCATGAAGATCGAGGACATCGATCTCTACGAGGTCAACGAGGCCTTCGCGCCGGTGCCCCTGGCCTGGATGAAGGTGATCGGCGCGGACCACGAGAAGCTGAACGTCAATGGCGGCGCCATCGCGCTGGGCCATCCGCTGGGCGCTTCCGGCACCAAGCTGATGGCGACGCTGCTCAACGCCATGAAGGGCCGCAAGGCGAAATACGGCCTGCAGACCATGTGCGAAGGCGGCGGCCTGGCGAACGTCACCATCGTCGAATCGCTGCAGTAG
- a CDS encoding addiction module toxin RelE: protein MRIIARRTLREFGDGAPDAKSALDAWYHEARKADWKTPNDVKEQYRHASIVGKNRFVFNIAGNKYRLVVRIDYSAGIIFVRFVGTHADYDKIDVEEI, encoded by the coding sequence ATGCGGATCATCGCTCGTCGGACACTTCGCGAATTTGGCGATGGGGCTCCGGATGCGAAGTCCGCGCTCGACGCTTGGTATCACGAAGCAAGAAAGGCCGATTGGAAAACGCCGAACGACGTCAAGGAACAATACCGCCACGCCAGCATCGTTGGAAAAAACCGTTTCGTTTTCAACATTGCGGGCAACAAGTACCGGCTCGTGGTTCGGATCGACTATAGCGCGGGCATCATCTTCGTCAGGTTTGTCGGCACCCATGCCGACTACGATAAGATCGATGTGGAGGAGATATGA